The segment GACCAAGATGGTGGCACCTTCCTTTGAAGAATCTGATAATGTCTACTGCCAGGCTTCATACATCATCCATGGGTATGGAGAGAGAcaagttaaataataatagaagagGGATCATTTGGACTTTGCCTGCTACCGACGCCCGCTAAACGGAACTCAGCTCCTTAACAGGATCTCCATCTCCACGGCCAGCCAATGAAACTATTAGAAGGAAGCCGTTGGTACGACAATTGTTCCTCCTACCTGTCTCTGAATGGCAACAGGAAGTTCCCCCCTTCAGGAGCCCGCTGGGCTTCTCGTGTCTGCAGATGAAGGCTCGGCACCACTCACAATGTTTTCTTATCTGACAGCAGCTGAAATGCAATTAAGGGCAGGGGTGTTAGGACGGAGACAAGGCAAAGAGCTTGTGCACAACAATGAAGAGGTCTCTATTGTTCAGCAATAACCATCTCACAACATATTGGGTTTAGTTCTGCTCTCCGCTACCCCaaaaagctccattgactttagtgaagaTGCCAATGCAGACTGACAGAATAGACTGCGGTCCATCACACACAGCATTCACTTCGCTTAGCACCGAAATGCAATTTCCccactgggggtgggaaatgacAGGCGTTACTACAGCACCAACAACGCTACATGAGTGTCTTGATGTAAGGACAAAGGATTTGCCTAATAATTGCAAAGCAAAAGGGGAATTTAGATAGGCAAAAATGGGACAAACTCACccctggtgtagctccattgatgcACAGGAATGAATTTAGATCTTGTTAGTTACCCGAGATCTGGAATTTGAACCAGACACTGGAGACTCAAAACCCTACTCTTAGGAAAAGTGCCATGAGATCTTTCAGGATCTAGTCTAGACAGGAAAGAATCTAGAGAGGAAGGACAGCCTGACGATGAAGGCACCGGTCCGTGACTCAGGAGATAGGGATTCGATTCCTACCTCTGCCAGAAACCCATTGTATGATCTTAGATAAGCCACCTACTCTCAGTCTTTGGCCCCATCCAGGAAAGCACATAAGCATCTGCTTGATTTTCAGCCTATGCTTAAATGCTcccctgaatcagggcctctgtttccccatttgtgaaatggGGGTGATGCGAATACTTCTCTCTCaccctttatctatctatctaggatTGTAAGAAATTGACTGGCACTACGCAGCTGTACAGCTCCTACCGCAGTGTGATCCTGATCTcatttggggcctctaggtgctactttaATACAGATAAATGAACCACAAGTGCTCAGAAACTCTGGTTTAGACCTCAGACAACTGGAGGGGATAAAAGCCCTCAATGAATTTGGAACAAAATGTACACAGCAGCCAATCGCACCAATGGATGTGCTGTTGAaagatttatttacatttataagTATATATCAGCCGCGAGAAAAGTGACAATTATGGCAAGACAAACACACTGGTTTATTGCAGCTGTACcgactggtttgtttgtttgagccCATCGTGAATTAAGAGTTAAGAGCTAACTGAAAGAAGAGTTAGGACATGCAGAGAGACTCTGAAGCAATGTGTCTCGTAACACAAGCCACTTGAGTTGGGAAATCAACCACAACAACACTTCCTTTAAATTACACAGTGAAGACAGTATTGTTATCTTAACAATATACGCATGTTGCAACACGAGTATATTGTCCACCTGCCCTTAGAATTAACATTGAAGTACTTTACATCAATAGGGATGAGCTGTTCTGTGCAACTCCAGTTATCCACAGAAATGGGCTGTCAAAAAGTGGGGGGGAAAGacatggccctgcacccccggcttcctgcaattcaccctaactctcagccagccagtaaagcgggtggtttatttagacgacaggaacacagtccaaaacagagcttgcgggtacagacaacaggaccacCCCCAGTCAGGTCCATATTTGGGGCCAGGGATCCCAGACACTGGTTTGggcttccctccccttccccagccagctccaaactgaaactctccagcccctcctctgcctttgtctctttcctggaccAGGAGGTCACCGGATCTTTGttcaacaccttcagttggcgcctttgcagaggaggggcccaggccatcagttgccaggagaaaGGGTGTTGGCCAtgctctgtgcagacaccatcacactggccctctcaggctctgcaacaatcacacccccttatcccaccacctagatactcaagaactgcataggggaaactgaggcacccacacagtattcagagagaacattaagaacattcccacttcgtcacatggGCATTCGCACAAGTAATGTTTCTTGTATCACAATAGCAACCAGAAAGCTTTCTACCCTCTAAGAGGGGCATGCAGCGGTCTGCATTTCCCCTGCAACAGTTCCATTCACTAGCACATTAAACGGAATAGGGAGCTTCATCTCATGCACTATTTTGTGTGTTAGTCGTGGCATCAActttggctggggggggggaggtgagggggagggaggagaggtccAATCCTATTCAGGGGCTCAGCACCACGAAGGGTCAGGTCTAGAGTCAGCAGCTGCCATGAAAGCAATTTTCCACTGTCTACCTGCATAGGGCCAGTTCAGAGAAGAATCTGAAGGAGTCTAGTTCATGTAACCTATAGCTTCTTCCAGTCCTGTAGTATACAAGTTACACACTTTGGATGCCCTTATGTCCATTTACTGATGTAAACAGGCCCCCTCCCTTTTATACctgtgaatttggcccatattttGGTATGGCGTTAAGAACCTAACACCTAGTTTTTAAATTAGCTTTTCTCTCtggcactggaggtttttaagagcaggtagacaagcagggatggtctagagaatacttagctctgtctcagtgcaggggactggactagatgacctaccaaggtctcttccagccccccGTTTCTATGGGTCTGTAATGCACGGCAGAAGGGGACTTAGAGTCTGTGTGGATACTTATGCACGGCTAAAACAAATCAACAGAATCTCACCGAGACCCAGTAAAAGTAGTACGCTCGTCCACAACAGCATGTAACGCAGACTTACTGTATTAGTACACAAGCCACAATAAGGATGACGGACGCTACCACTGAAACCACCACTAAGGCAGTGATGGTTTGTTTCTTCTGATTGGCAGCTACCACTGCAAGGAGGTCTGCGTGTTCGCATCGTGTCCCGACGAACCCAGAATGGCAGCTATGAAGAGAGGAGAGAGGTGAATTAAAGAAGAAAGCACAGAAGCCCATGCGCACCCAAGAAATAATGATCCAGTCACTGGGATTCTCAAAAGGCATTTGGCAGTCAgatccaatgggagttaggcacctcagtCCCCTAGCCAGAGAGTAAAGAGTGGGACAGTGACAGGCTAGCAATACTTCAAATGCCAATTAAGGGgttgatcctgcagcccttactctggcaaagctcccactgaagttgtaCCTGATCAAAAACCTGCAAAGTAAAGCCCCGAGCACGTACtaaagcagcagctccttgcagcCCTCCAGGCAAAGTTTTCAGGCCTCCAAAAGCCATCTATTTAGGCTAGATTTTTAGAATGCTGAGCCCCTGCAAACACCCATTCAAGTCTTGGGACCAGCTGGGGcaccactgaaaaaaaaatcaggctagTAATTTAGgttatgtctatgctgcagtttaaaaacccgtggctggcccttgccagctgactcaggctcacggggctgtttaattgcagcatagatatctgggctcaggctggagcccaggctctaggatcctgtgaggtgggagggtcccagagctcaggaacgtctacactgcaattaaacagccctgcagtctGAGCCCTGGGAGTCAGAGTCAGCTGGtgtgggccagccatgggtgtctaaccgcagtgtagacagacccttaggtaaccaaatatggatttaggagcctaactttaggcatccaggtTTGACCTTTTTCCCCTTTGTGCCATGAAGGACAAGGGAAGGTGGGTACTCCATTCTCTCTGAAAATTCCAGCCGGTGTGGTTTCCTTAGAGGTAACATGCGACTCCAAAGATAATGCAACAAGTTATATGTGCCAGTTCTCATCCCAAGGGAAATGCAATGGGCACTATACAGTTACATAGGCCTGCTGCCCTGAGGAACAGTGAATCACTTCTCTTCCGTTTCACTTGTGCTCACACAAGCAAAACACTTTGCCACAGGAAGAGACTTACACACATGCTGGCTTCTCCTCTTGCACCAGAAACCTGCAGGTTCCGTGGAAGCAGAACTGACTGTGGGAGTCGGGACAGTCGTTAAAATGGGATCGGACTGCGGCAGCCACTGGGGGACCTAGATGGGGTGA is part of the Chrysemys picta bellii isolate R12L10 chromosome 2, ASM1138683v2, whole genome shotgun sequence genome and harbors:
- the TGFA gene encoding protransforming growth factor alpha, giving the protein MVSSAGETAVVALGILLAVCHALENTTSALSGPPVAAAVRSHFNDCPDSHSQFCFHGTCRFLVQEEKPACVCHSGFVGTRCEHADLLAVVAANQKKQTITALVVVSVVASVILIVACVLIHCCQIRKHCEWCRAFICRHEKPSGLLKGGTSCCHSETVV